DNA sequence from the Bradyrhizobium sp. CIAT3101 genome:
GAGCTCCGAGCGCTTGATGAAGGTCGAGAAGTCGGTACCGGCGATCTTCACCTCGATACCGCTTTCCTTCACTTCGAGCACTTCGCAGGTCACGACCGCGCCCTTCTTGACATCGCCCGGCTCGGCGAAGGGGTCGCCTTCGAGCTGCTTGATGCCGAGCGAGATACGCTCCTTCTCGACGTCCACATCGAGCACCACGGCCTTCACCATGTCGCCCTTCTTGTAGTTGTCGATCACCTGCTCGCCCGGAAGCTTCCAGTCGAGGTCGGAGAGATGGACCATGCCGTCGACGTCGCCCTCGAGGCCCAGGAACAGACCGAACTCGGTCTTGTTCTTGACTTCGCCCTCGACCACCGAACCGGTCGGGTGACCTTCGACGAAGACCTCCCACGGGTTGCGCATGGTCTGCTTGAGGCCGAGCGAGATGCGGCGCTTGACGGAATCGACTTCCAGCACCTGCACGTCGACTTCCTGCGAGGTCGACACGATCTTGCCGGGGTGCATGTTCTTCTTGGTCCACGACATCTCGGAGACGTGGATCAGGCCTTCGATGCCCGGCTCGAGCTCGACGAACGCACCGTAGTCGGTGATGTTGGTGACACGGCCGGTGAAGCGGGCACCCAGCGGGTACTTGGCTTCGATGCCCTGCCACGGATCGTCCAGCAGCTGCTTCATGCCCAGCGAGATGCGGTGCGTCTCGTGGTTGATCTTGATGATCTTGACCTTCACGGTCTGGCCGATCGAGAGCACCTCGGTCGGGTGGTTGACGCGGCGCCACGCGATGTCGGTGACGTGCAGCAGGCCGTCGATGCCGCCGAGGTCAACGAACGCACCGTAATCGGTGATGTTCTTGACCACGCCGTCGATGACCTGACCCTCTTCGAGGTTCTGCACCAGCTCCTGACGCTGCTCGGCGCGGGTCTCTTCGAGAACCGTGCGGCGGGAAACGACGATGTTGCCGCGACGGCGGTCCATCTTGAGGATCTGGAACGGCTGCGCGTTGTTCATCAGCGGCGCGACGTCGCGGATCGGACGAATGTCGACCTGCGAGCGCGGCAGGAAGGCAACGGCACCGTCGAGGTCGACGGTGAAACCGCCCTTGACCTGGTTGAAGATGACGCCCGTGACCTTCTCGTTGTTCTGGAACGCCTTCTCCAGCTTGCCCCAGCTCTCCTCGCGGCGCGCCTTGTCGCGCGACAGCACGGCTTCGCCGAGGGCGTTCTCGATGCGATCGAGGAACACTTCCACCTCGTCGCCAACCTTGATCTCGCTGTCACGGCCAGGGCCGGAAAATTCGCGCAGCGCAACGCGGCCTTCGGTCTTCAGGCCGACGTCGATGACGGCCATGTCCTTTTCAATTGCAACCACCTTGCCCTTGACGACCGAGCTCTCCTGCAGGTTGCCACCTGCGAAGGACTCGTCGAGCATCGCGGCGAAATCGTCACGCGACGGGCTATAGGTATCAGCGGAAGTCGAAGCCATTTGTTCTCCAGTTGCGGATGTCTTGCCGGCCGTTGGGTTTTTGGGCGTATCGGACGCGCAGTGTCGGAAGGTCCACAAAACCTTCGAGCGACCGCTCGTTGCTCCGGTTTTGCGACCGGAACAGCGGAAGCGGGCCGGCTGGGCCCGCACGTTCGATACGTGAAAATCTGTTGTCCGGAGCCTGGATCGCGTCGGCCCCAAACAGGGACCGAGAGTATCGACCTCAAAGAGCGGGAGCGGGCGCTTCCTCCAATGACGGCAGCGGCTTAACCCCGCGACCGGCCCGCTCGGACGGCCTCGATAATGTCGATGGCGGCCCGGACGCCGCCTTCTATATCCAGTTGGGAGTTATCTAGCAAGTAAGCATCCGCGGCCGGTTTCAAAGGCGCAATCGGCCTGTTCTTGTCCCGCTCGTCGCGCTGGATGATGTCGGCGAGCACCGCCGCCTCATCCGCCTCCTCGCCCCTGGCCCTCGCCTCCATGGTGCGGCGGCGGGCGCGGACTTTCGGGTCGGCCACGACGAAAATCTTCACGTCGGCGTCGGGGCAGATCACGGTTCCAATGTCGCGGCCGTCCAGGACGGCACCGGGCGGACCGGCGGCGAATTGCCGCTGGAAAGTGAGCAGGACCTCGCGAACCCTGGGGATCGCCGAAACGATCGAAGCGCCCTCGCCTGCCGTCTGGGTCTTGAGGGCGGGATTGCCGAACTTTTCGGGATCGAGTTCCAGCGCGGCCTGTACCGCAGCCGCCTCGTCCCGGAGATCATGACCGGACTGCATCAGGGCGTAGGCGACCGCACGATAGATCACGCCGGTATCGAGATGACGATAGCCATAGTGATGGGCGAGGCGCTTGCCGAGCGTGCCCTTGCCCGAGGCCGCGGGTCCATCGATGGCGATGATCATGAAAACTCGGCCCCCAGCGACCGCATCATCGGAATGAAGTCCGGGAAACTGGTGGCGATGAAGCCGGTGTCGTCGACGGTCACCGGCTGATCGGACGCGCAGCCCATCACCAGCGCGGACATCGCGATACGGTGGTCCATATGCGTGGCGACAGTGCCGCCGCCGGGCACATGGCCACGGCCCTCGACGATCAGGTCGTCGCCGGAGACGGTGACCTTCACGCCGTTGACGCGGAGCATGTCCGCGGTGGCCTCGAGCCGGTCGGATTCCTTGACGCGCAGCTCCTGCAGGCCGCGCATGATGGTCGTGCCTTCGGCGAAGGATGCGGCGACCGCCAGCACGAGATATTCGTCGATCATCGAGGGCGCGCGTTCCGGCGGCACCTCGACGCCACGCAGTTTGGACGCGCGCACGCGCAGCTGCGCCATCGGCTCACCGGCGTCACCGCGCACGTCGCTTTCCTCGATGGAAGCGCCCATCTCGCGCAGCGT
Encoded proteins:
- the rpsA gene encoding 30S ribosomal protein S1, whose protein sequence is MASTSADTYSPSRDDFAAMLDESFAGGNLQESSVVKGKVVAIEKDMAVIDVGLKTEGRVALREFSGPGRDSEIKVGDEVEVFLDRIENALGEAVLSRDKARREESWGKLEKAFQNNEKVTGVIFNQVKGGFTVDLDGAVAFLPRSQVDIRPIRDVAPLMNNAQPFQILKMDRRRGNIVVSRRTVLEETRAEQRQELVQNLEEGQVIDGVVKNITDYGAFVDLGGIDGLLHVTDIAWRRVNHPTEVLSIGQTVKVKIIKINHETHRISLGMKQLLDDPWQGIEAKYPLGARFTGRVTNITDYGAFVELEPGIEGLIHVSEMSWTKKNMHPGKIVSTSQEVDVQVLEVDSVKRRISLGLKQTMRNPWEVFVEGHPTGSVVEGEVKNKTEFGLFLGLEGDVDGMVHLSDLDWKLPGEQVIDNYKKGDMVKAVVLDVDVEKERISLGIKQLEGDPFAEPGDVKKGAVVTCEVLEVKESGIEVKIAGTDFSTFIKRSELARDRNDQRAERFAVGEKVDARVIQFDKKARKVQVSIKALEVAEEKEAIAQYGSSDSGATLGDILGTALKNRDSK
- the cmk gene encoding (d)CMP kinase, which translates into the protein MIIAIDGPAASGKGTLGKRLAHHYGYRHLDTGVIYRAVAYALMQSGHDLRDEAAAVQAALELDPEKFGNPALKTQTAGEGASIVSAIPRVREVLLTFQRQFAAGPPGAVLDGRDIGTVICPDADVKIFVVADPKVRARRRTMEARARGEEADEAAVLADIIQRDERDKNRPIAPLKPAADAYLLDNSQLDIEGGVRAAIDIIEAVRAGRSRG